The Candidatus Sphingomonas colombiensis genome contains the following window.
GGTGAGCGAGATCACGGCGGACAAACAGGTCAGCCGGATCACGATCGTTACCTCGGCCGGCCCCGCGACGCTGGAGCAGATCGTGGCGCAGCTCGATCGGCTCGTGCCGGTGCACCGCGTCCACGATCTTACCGCGGAGGGCGATCACGTCGAGCGCGAGCTGGCGCTGGTGAAGGTGCGCGGCACCGGCGATCACCGGATCGAGGCGCTGCGGCTGGCCGATGTCTATCGCGCCCGCGTGGTCGATGCGACGACCTCCAGCTTCGTGTTCGAAGTGACCGGCAGCATCGAGAAGATCAACAAATTCGTCGAACTGATGGGCGAAGTCGGCCTGATCGAGGTCGCCCGCACCGGCATCGTCGCCATCTCGCGGGGCAAGGATCCCGCCTGAGCATTCACTTTCATCGCCCGTCGCTGCGGGCCGCACCCCAATGATATTCACGAAAGGATTATGACATGCGCGTCTATTACGATCGCGACGCCGATCTGAACCTGATCACGGGCAAGAAGATCGCCATCATCGGCTATGGCTCGCAAGGTCACGCCCATGCGCAGAACCTCCGCGATTCCGGCGTCAAGGAAGTCGCGATCGCGCTGCGTGAGGGCTCTGCCACCGCGAAGAAGGCCGAAGCCGCCGGCTTCAAGGTCATGTCGAACAAGGAAGCGGCGAAGTGGGCCGATGTCCTGATGATCCTCGCGCCCGATGAGCATCAGGCGGCGATCTGGGAGAACGACCTGAAGGGCAATCTGCGCCCCGGCAGCGCGCTCGCCTTCGCGCACGGCCTCAACGTCCATTTCGGGCTGATCGAGCCGCCCGCGGATATCGACGTGATCATGATCGCGCCGAAGGGCCCGGGCCACACCGTCCGTTCCGAATATGCCCGCGGCGGAGGCGTCCCCTGCCTGATCGCGGTTCATCAGGATGCGAGCGGCAACGCGCACGACGTCGCGCTGGCTTATGCCTCCGGCGTCGGCGGCGGCCGCTCGGGCATCATCGAGACGAATTTCCGCGAGGAATGCGAAACCGATCTATTCGGCGAGCAGGCCGTGCTCTGCGGCGGCGCCACCGCGCTCGTCCAGGCCGGTTTCGAAACGCTGGTCGAGGCGGGTTACGCGCCTGAAATGGCCTATTTCGAGTGCCTTCACGAACTGAAGCTGATCGTCGACCTGATGTATGAAGGCGGCATCGCCAACATGCGCTATTCGATCAGCAACACCGCCGAATATGGCGACATCACCACCGGCCCGCGCATCATCACCGATGAGACGAAGAAGGAAATGAAGCGCGTTCTGGCGGACATCCAGTCCGGTCGCTTCGTCAAGAACTTCGTGCTCGACAACCGTGCCGGCCAGCCGGAATTGAAGGCCGCGCGCAAGGCCGCCGCGACGCATCAGATCGAGCAGGTCGGCAGCAAGCTGCGCGCGATGATGCCGTGGATCGGCGCGAACAAGCTGGTGGACAAGGAACGTAACTGATCCGGCCTGTAATCGGCTTGTAATCCGAAAACCGCGACGAACCG
Protein-coding sequences here:
- the ilvN gene encoding acetolactate synthase small subunit, which produces MHIREEKAERHTLAVIVDNEPGILARIAGLFTARGYNIESLTVSEITADKQVSRITIVTSAGPATLEQIVAQLDRLVPVHRVHDLTAEGDHVERELALVKVRGTGDHRIEALRLADVYRARVVDATTSSFVFEVTGSIEKINKFVELMGEVGLIEVARTGIVAISRGKDPA
- the ilvC gene encoding ketol-acid reductoisomerase, encoding MRVYYDRDADLNLITGKKIAIIGYGSQGHAHAQNLRDSGVKEVAIALREGSATAKKAEAAGFKVMSNKEAAKWADVLMILAPDEHQAAIWENDLKGNLRPGSALAFAHGLNVHFGLIEPPADIDVIMIAPKGPGHTVRSEYARGGGVPCLIAVHQDASGNAHDVALAYASGVGGGRSGIIETNFREECETDLFGEQAVLCGGATALVQAGFETLVEAGYAPEMAYFECLHELKLIVDLMYEGGIANMRYSISNTAEYGDITTGPRIITDETKKEMKRVLADIQSGRFVKNFVLDNRAGQPELKAARKAAATHQIEQVGSKLRAMMPWIGANKLVDKERN